From Marivirga harenae, one genomic window encodes:
- the tilS gene encoding tRNA lysidine(34) synthetase TilS translates to MLSESFLDFIKRERLFKKDEHLLLAISGGLDSVVLSHLLKLNNFQFSLAHMNFQLRGNDSELDEQFVRNLAKILGVRVFVKKVEIKKVGSTQIQARKLRYSWFEELIKEYSFSKLLTAHHANDLLETALLNLSRGTGVSGLRSILPLHDNIVRPLLFAEKEELQKFAEDNSIIWREDISNYSDHYTRNRIRHHIIPELLSINPNMVAGFQQTAVRLRATEAAWKEKLALISNKYFENEGQNVKIDKSILENENALVYLSELLSDYGIGLTQLQSFDFSRVGAQLFGSDYVLSVDRHFIFIIRAKNEDYYSFFPRELNLKEDSVEVPFGLLAWEFIDQQVVNFNQKPNVAFIDYDKLKGRVEIDIWHEGDKIQPLGMKGKKKISDILIDQKVPLHRKQQTIVLKCNEEIVWVVGYKFSDLFKVEKSSSRILRITYYENTKSI, encoded by the coding sequence ATGTTAAGCGAATCATTTTTAGATTTTATTAAAAGGGAAAGACTTTTCAAAAAGGACGAACATTTATTGTTGGCCATTAGCGGTGGACTCGATTCAGTGGTTTTATCCCATCTTTTAAAACTAAATAACTTTCAATTCTCTTTAGCTCACATGAATTTTCAGCTGAGAGGAAATGATTCTGAATTGGATGAGCAGTTTGTTAGAAACTTGGCAAAGATTTTAGGGGTTAGGGTCTTTGTTAAGAAAGTTGAAATCAAGAAAGTAGGTTCTACACAAATACAAGCGAGAAAATTACGCTACAGCTGGTTCGAGGAATTAATAAAGGAGTATTCCTTCAGCAAGTTGCTAACGGCCCATCATGCTAATGATTTACTTGAAACAGCTCTTTTGAATTTAAGCAGAGGGACAGGCGTAAGTGGACTCAGAAGCATTTTACCTTTGCATGACAATATAGTGCGACCATTGCTTTTTGCAGAAAAAGAAGAATTGCAAAAATTTGCCGAAGATAATTCAATTATATGGAGAGAGGATATCTCCAACTACTCTGACCATTACACGCGCAATAGAATCAGACACCATATAATTCCTGAATTGCTATCTATAAATCCTAATATGGTTGCCGGTTTTCAGCAGACAGCTGTGCGTTTGCGGGCAACGGAGGCAGCCTGGAAAGAAAAATTGGCTTTGATATCGAATAAGTATTTTGAAAATGAAGGACAGAACGTAAAAATTGATAAGTCCATATTAGAAAACGAGAATGCTTTGGTTTATCTTTCTGAACTATTATCAGACTACGGAATTGGATTGACGCAATTGCAGTCTTTTGATTTTAGTAGGGTAGGGGCTCAATTGTTTGGCTCGGATTATGTTTTGAGTGTAGATCGCCATTTTATTTTTATAATTAGAGCAAAGAATGAAGACTACTATTCCTTTTTTCCTAGGGAGTTAAATTTAAAGGAGGATAGTGTTGAAGTACCTTTCGGATTACTAGCATGGGAGTTTATAGATCAGCAAGTAGTAAACTTTAATCAAAAGCCCAATGTAGCGTTTATTGATTATGACAAATTAAAGGGTAGAGTTGAAATAGATATCTGGCATGAGGGCGATAAAATTCAGCCATTAGGAATGAAGGGGAAGAAAAAAATAAGTGATATATTGATCGATCAAAAAGTACCCTTGCATCGGAAGCAGCAAACAATCGTTTTAAAATGCAATGAAGAAATTGTTTGGGTAGTAGGTTATAAATTTTCCGATCTGTTTAAAGTAGAAAAATCGAGCAGCAGAATATTAAGAATTACATATTATGAAAATACTAAATCCATTTAG
- a CDS encoding OstA-like protein, which yields MNFHRIIVLCFFLILSLSANAQKNGVKYGSEGYQEFINKGKDSFTRLVKNVWFDIEKENVKISGDSALYYDKQGIMIVFGDVVVTKNDTIDITSRRLNYYIDENKAELRNNVVYDDGDMRMTTNYLDYYMNTEDGHFFNGGKLVDDETTLIAREGYVVNAEDLIKFYKDVDLTNPEYQLLTDTLFYHRTTKIATTFGATKTILQNGEVVDAEKGGKFYTDKKNAQYSSGKITTESYEIFGDELYFDDLTQESKAKGNVRVISEENDIIILGDEAATKKEKGITKIWGNPVLKQAVENDTLYLTADTLISIDSEFDSLSRLLAYNNVKIYKSDLQGVSDSMAYMMQDSMIFFYHDPILWSEGNQIVADTVFMEIKNGKVDKLNMRNKAFSINQDTVQNFNQIKGRNMTAYMKNDEIDRILVEGNGESIYFAVDEETLDLIGMNKVLCSSMRIQFLNGEMNDITFYKDPEGQFIPPHEIEEPETRLKDFEWKIEKKPNIIDVLGKYAPVQKQNTQEGNPALPKETKLKTEN from the coding sequence ATGAACTTCCATCGAATTATAGTCCTTTGTTTCTTTCTAATCTTATCCTTGAGTGCTAATGCGCAAAAAAACGGTGTTAAATACGGATCAGAAGGCTATCAAGAATTTATAAATAAAGGTAAAGATAGTTTCACTCGCTTAGTAAAAAATGTATGGTTTGATATTGAAAAAGAGAATGTTAAGATCAGTGGAGATTCTGCCCTATATTATGACAAGCAAGGAATCATGATTGTTTTTGGAGATGTAGTGGTCACCAAAAATGACACTATTGACATCACCTCCAGAAGATTAAACTACTACATTGATGAAAACAAAGCAGAATTAAGAAATAATGTGGTTTACGATGATGGAGATATGCGCATGACCACCAATTATCTAGATTATTACATGAATACGGAGGATGGCCACTTCTTTAATGGTGGTAAGTTGGTAGATGATGAGACTACATTAATAGCCAGAGAGGGTTATGTAGTAAATGCGGAAGATTTAATAAAATTCTACAAGGACGTTGACTTAACTAATCCTGAATATCAGTTATTGACAGACACCCTATTTTATCACAGAACAACCAAAATTGCAACGACATTTGGAGCCACTAAAACCATTCTGCAAAATGGAGAAGTAGTAGATGCCGAGAAGGGTGGTAAATTCTATACCGATAAAAAAAATGCACAATACTCTTCTGGGAAAATCACGACAGAATCTTATGAAATATTTGGTGACGAGCTATATTTTGATGATTTGACTCAAGAATCAAAAGCGAAAGGGAATGTACGGGTCATTTCAGAGGAAAATGACATTATTATCTTGGGAGATGAAGCCGCCACAAAAAAAGAGAAGGGGATTACAAAAATCTGGGGAAATCCAGTACTGAAGCAAGCGGTAGAAAATGACACTCTTTACCTGACTGCAGACACGCTAATTTCCATAGATTCAGAATTTGATTCACTCAGCAGGTTATTGGCTTACAATAATGTAAAAATCTATAAATCAGATTTACAAGGAGTATCAGATTCAATGGCTTATATGATGCAGGATTCTATGATATTCTTCTATCACGATCCAATTCTATGGAGTGAAGGCAATCAAATTGTTGCGGACACAGTTTTTATGGAAATTAAAAATGGGAAAGTGGATAAGTTGAATATGCGCAATAAAGCCTTTTCAATAAATCAAGATACCGTGCAAAATTTCAATCAAATAAAAGGCAGAAATATGACTGCCTACATGAAGAATGATGAAATTGATAGAATTCTTGTGGAAGGCAACGGTGAGAGCATCTATTTTGCAGTAGATGAAGAAACATTAGACCTTATCGGAATGAACAAAGTTCTATGTAGTTCGATGAGGATACAATTCCTTAATGGAGAAATGAATGATATTACTTTTTATAAAGATCCAGAAGGGCAATTCATCCCACCTCATGAAATTGAAGAACCTGAAACGAGGTTAAAAGATTTTGAATGGAAAATTGAAAAAAAACCTAATATAATTGACGTTTTAGGCAAATATGCACCTGTTCAAAAACAAAATACACAAGAGGGAAATCCAGCGCTTCCTAAGGAAACTAAGCTAAAAACTGAAAATTAA
- a CDS encoding T9SS type A sorting domain-containing protein produces MKIFFTIILSFIVTISAWSQDIMVKNLDKEIITGFQKTNTKTFKIQNFTNLKKSIKIKQSIENIQGGSTLLICHEENCSDNNESLIINIAPNSISSEIKLILNGGLSNLNIIAYLEFVDLEVDNIVKKELAIKVTENKPKDVFFEKGDLIVNSFFPNPAVKNAIMEYSINPNETEVKITLQNVLGSIVDTYELSPDENKLNISTENFNPGVYFYTLSIKDEGLATRKLIVKK; encoded by the coding sequence ATGAAAATATTTTTTACCATAATTCTATCATTTATTGTTACCATCTCAGCATGGTCACAAGATATAATGGTAAAGAATTTGGATAAAGAAATAATTACTGGCTTTCAAAAAACAAACACGAAGACTTTTAAAATACAAAACTTCACTAATCTTAAAAAGTCCATTAAGATTAAACAAAGCATTGAAAATATTCAAGGAGGAAGCACTTTACTCATTTGTCACGAAGAGAATTGCAGCGACAATAATGAATCTTTAATCATTAACATTGCTCCCAATAGCATATCTTCAGAAATAAAACTTATACTAAACGGAGGATTGTCAAATTTAAATATCATTGCTTATTTGGAATTTGTCGATTTAGAAGTAGACAATATTGTAAAAAAAGAACTAGCTATTAAAGTAACAGAGAACAAGCCAAAAGATGTCTTTTTTGAAAAAGGAGATTTAATTGTAAATAGCTTTTTCCCTAACCCAGCAGTTAAAAATGCAATCATGGAATACAGCATCAATCCCAATGAAACAGAAGTTAAAATAACTCTTCAAAACGTACTTGGAAGCATAGTGGATACCTATGAGTTGAGCCCAGACGAAAATAAATTAAACATCAGTACTGAAAATTTCAACCCTGGCGTTTATTTTTATACACTTTCCATAAAAGATGAAGGTTTAGCAACAAGGAAATTAATTGTAAAAAAATAA
- a CDS encoding outer membrane protein assembly factor BamD, with product MRNSYKNLFILILLATVISSCSDFRKLQKSDDWEKKYEAAIRYYEEGEYYRANVLLEQILPIIKGSEKAEIANFYYGYTYYYQEQYLLASHYFKTFYDTFNRSQFAEEARFMFGYSLFQDSPRYNLDQASSKEAITALQGFINLYPNSEFVRKADAALGQLRSKLERKAYEKALLYYDLKKFMTGEYLKAALVAFDNFQDDFPGSTYTEEIQYLEIEAMYNLAEVSIYSLRKERYQEAIDFYEIFIDTYDESKYLKKAEKIYEDCLEQVRKLNS from the coding sequence ATGCGAAATTCGTACAAAAACCTATTTATTTTAATTCTTCTAGCAACTGTAATTTCATCTTGTAGTGATTTTAGAAAATTGCAAAAAAGTGACGATTGGGAGAAGAAATATGAAGCCGCCATTAGATATTATGAGGAGGGCGAATATTATAGAGCCAATGTTCTTCTGGAGCAGATATTACCTATTATTAAAGGGTCAGAAAAGGCTGAGATTGCAAACTTCTATTATGGCTATACCTACTACTACCAAGAACAATACCTTTTAGCATCACATTATTTTAAAACATTTTACGATACTTTTAACAGGAGTCAATTTGCTGAAGAGGCCAGGTTCATGTTTGGATATTCATTATTTCAAGACTCACCACGTTACAATTTGGATCAAGCAAGTTCAAAGGAAGCTATTACTGCGCTTCAAGGATTTATTAATCTTTATCCCAATTCCGAGTTTGTTCGGAAAGCAGATGCTGCTTTAGGACAGTTGAGGTCTAAATTGGAACGAAAAGCGTATGAAAAGGCTTTATTGTATTATGATTTGAAAAAATTCATGACTGGTGAATATCTGAAAGCTGCATTAGTTGCTTTTGATAACTTTCAGGATGATTTTCCAGGTTCAACCTATACAGAAGAAATTCAATATCTAGAAATAGAGGCAATGTATAATTTAGCAGAGGTAAGTATTTATTCTCTGAGAAAAGAACGTTATCAAGAAGCTATAGACTTCTACGAGATATTCATTGACACCTACGATGAAAGTAAATATTTAAAAAAAGCAGAAAAAATCTACGAAGACTGCTTAGAACAAGTTAGAAAATTAAATTCATAA
- the rpoZ gene encoding DNA-directed RNA polymerase subunit omega, translating to MANPSITTRDTEELVKDTDNIYQTVVVASKRARQISSNVKEELSNKLAEFASTVDNLEEIFENREQIEISKFYERMPKPTIMAMEEFLEGKVYYRKREEEEEK from the coding sequence ATGGCAAATCCATCAATTACAACTAGAGACACAGAGGAGCTTGTAAAAGATACTGATAATATCTATCAAACTGTTGTAGTGGCTTCAAAAAGGGCTCGACAGATTTCAAGTAATGTGAAAGAAGAATTGAGCAATAAACTTGCTGAATTTGCTTCTACCGTAGATAATCTTGAAGAGATTTTTGAAAACAGAGAGCAAATTGAAATCTCTAAATTCTATGAAAGAATGCCTAAGCCTACAATTATGGCTATGGAAGAATTCTTAGAAGGTAAAGTATATTACCGAAAGAGAGAAGAAGAAGAGGAGAAATAA
- the coaBC gene encoding bifunctional phosphopantothenoylcysteine decarboxylase/phosphopantothenate--cysteine ligase CoaBC yields MLQGKKIILGITGSIAAYKTAMLTRLLVKAGAEVQIIMTDDATEFITPLTLSTLSQKPVLSKFVKSESGEWNNHVELGLWADLLLIAPASANTIAKCANGICDNLLLATYLSAKCPIAFAPAMDLDMYKHPSTSENLRKLESFGNIVIQAASGELASGLEGQGRMQEPEYLVKKIEKILDVKKKFKGKKVIITAGPTQEAIDPVRFIGNHSSGKMGYAIAKSFLNAGAHVTLISGPSSLHPPSALSTYSKIQTAQEMYAEVDKHYDTADIIIFAAAVADYRPKSVAKEKIKKQSEAMTIEMEKTIDIAKTLGARKKKNQLNIGFALETENEEENALNKLKNKNFDLIVLNSMRDKNATFGHNTNKIKIFSAKGLVAETELLDKSEVAEIIVNQIHKLSIENE; encoded by the coding sequence ATGCTCCAAGGTAAAAAAATAATTTTAGGAATAACGGGTAGCATTGCAGCATACAAAACTGCAATGTTGACCCGTTTATTGGTTAAAGCGGGGGCTGAAGTTCAGATTATCATGACTGATGACGCAACTGAATTCATCACTCCTTTGACTTTAAGTACTTTAAGTCAAAAGCCTGTTCTATCCAAGTTTGTCAAATCAGAGTCTGGAGAATGGAACAATCATGTTGAATTGGGTTTGTGGGCGGACCTATTATTAATAGCACCTGCTTCTGCCAATACCATTGCAAAATGTGCAAACGGAATTTGTGATAATTTACTATTGGCAACCTACCTGTCTGCGAAATGTCCTATTGCCTTTGCTCCTGCAATGGATTTGGATATGTACAAACACCCATCTACATCTGAGAACCTTAGAAAACTTGAATCTTTTGGTAACATTGTAATTCAAGCCGCATCTGGTGAGTTGGCAAGTGGTCTTGAAGGCCAAGGTAGAATGCAAGAACCTGAATATCTAGTGAAGAAAATAGAAAAAATTCTGGACGTAAAAAAAAAGTTTAAGGGCAAAAAGGTTATCATAACAGCAGGACCAACTCAAGAAGCTATTGATCCTGTCAGATTTATTGGTAATCATTCTTCCGGAAAAATGGGTTATGCCATAGCCAAATCTTTTTTGAATGCAGGCGCTCATGTTACCTTAATTTCAGGCCCCTCGTCCTTACATCCACCTTCAGCGTTATCTACTTACTCTAAAATACAGACTGCACAAGAAATGTACGCAGAAGTTGACAAACACTATGATACAGCAGACATTATAATTTTTGCTGCAGCAGTAGCGGATTATCGACCAAAATCAGTTGCCAAAGAAAAAATAAAAAAGCAGTCGGAGGCTATGACAATTGAAATGGAAAAAACCATTGATATAGCCAAAACTCTAGGTGCAAGGAAGAAAAAAAATCAGCTAAATATAGGTTTTGCTTTAGAAACTGAAAATGAAGAAGAAAATGCATTAAATAAATTGAAGAATAAAAACTTCGATTTGATCGTTCTTAATAGTATGCGGGACAAAAATGCAACATTTGGTCATAACACTAATAAAATTAAGATTTTTAGCGCCAAGGGTTTAGTAGCTGAAACAGAACTTCTAGACAAATCTGAAGTCGCTGAAATAATTGTAAACCAAATACATAAATTGAGCATCGAGAATGAATAA
- a CDS encoding DUF4835 family protein → MNKLALVLFISIFNISCLIAQDLYFQVKVDASTANTSETRIFTNMENSFSQFLNETKWMQEDIELFERIKGVMAINITGIPRTGRFEARMQIQSVRPVYNSNYESIMINIADRNLNFDFTESQPLLYSQNSFNDNLVSILAFYANFLLGMDFDSFSELGGQEYYDEALNIARSANQQGFKPGWEQFGNIESKYSLIQSALNSQLEPVRKSLYLYYRKGLDLMEEDPEAARKSIIEALENIQKSNKLNPNSPFITLIIQTRADEIVQIFTEGDLALRRKAYEIMRELAPANSERYEVMIE, encoded by the coding sequence ATGAATAAACTAGCCCTAGTACTCTTTATTTCAATTTTCAATATCAGCTGCTTAATCGCTCAAGATTTATATTTTCAAGTAAAGGTAGATGCCTCAACTGCAAATACCTCCGAAACTCGAATCTTTACGAACATGGAAAATTCATTTAGTCAATTCCTAAATGAAACAAAATGGATGCAAGAAGATATTGAGCTATTTGAAAGAATCAAAGGAGTAATGGCTATAAATATTACTGGAATCCCAAGAACGGGTAGGTTTGAGGCTCGAATGCAAATACAATCTGTCCGGCCAGTTTACAATAGCAATTATGAATCAATCATGATTAATATAGCTGATAGAAACCTAAACTTTGATTTTACGGAGTCTCAGCCTTTACTTTATTCTCAAAACAGCTTTAATGATAACTTGGTGAGTATTTTGGCTTTCTATGCCAATTTTCTGTTAGGAATGGATTTTGACAGTTTTTCTGAATTAGGTGGACAAGAATACTATGATGAAGCCTTAAACATAGCTAGATCAGCTAATCAACAGGGATTTAAGCCGGGTTGGGAACAGTTCGGAAATATTGAAAGTAAATATTCCTTAATTCAATCCGCCTTAAATTCACAACTAGAACCGGTACGCAAAAGCCTGTATCTGTATTACAGAAAAGGTTTAGATTTAATGGAAGAAGATCCTGAAGCAGCAAGAAAGTCAATTATAGAGGCATTGGAAAATATTCAAAAATCCAATAAACTAAACCCCAATTCACCATTTATAACACTAATAATTCAGACTAGAGCAGATGAGATTGTACAAATTTTCACAGAGGGTGATTTAGCACTTAGAAGAAAAGCTTATGAAATTATGAGAGAATTAGCTCCTGCTAATTCGGAACGTTACGAAGTAATGATTGAATAA
- the recN gene encoding DNA repair protein RecN — protein MLQKLLIKNYALIQELNINPSAKLNTITGETGAGKSIMLGAVGLLIGKRADTKVLYSEDSKCVVEGIFDISQYNLYPFFEAEDLDYDKECVIRREISASGKSRAFINDTPVTLDILKNLGNNLMDVHSQHETLLIGDQDFQLKIIDAYAGTIGSLKTYKTLFNTYTKARKNLQAFQENSAQMQQEKDFNQFLFDELDKAQLKSNEQEELEEKLEILENGELIKLKLSEAYQLLDGQEFAAVHNLHQASESLKAIQAYGKDFQELSERLNSSFIEIQDIAKELEITANEFEHQPEELSQTQERLSLIYSLQQKHHVDSIAELIKIKTELEEKLLAVEDIEGSETKLQKAMDQAFSEMDQKAKEISKQRVNHFEKLEIELQSLLAGLGMEDAIVKIDNQSKAHDKSGVDDIKILFTANKGVATQNLKNVASGGEFSRLMFAIKYIMADKIAMPTIIFDEIDTGISGEVAIKMVNMMQKMAENHQVITISHLPQIAAKGHQHYFVYKDNTAEKSVSKIKLLDESERSLEIAKMIGGENPSESAIQSAKELLAI, from the coding sequence ATGCTTCAGAAGCTTTTGATTAAAAATTACGCCTTAATTCAAGAACTTAATATCAACCCATCAGCTAAGCTAAATACTATTACTGGAGAAACAGGTGCTGGAAAGTCGATCATGTTAGGTGCAGTAGGATTACTCATCGGGAAAAGAGCTGATACTAAAGTATTATACTCGGAAGACTCAAAGTGTGTAGTTGAGGGCATTTTTGACATCTCCCAATATAATCTTTACCCATTTTTTGAAGCGGAAGACCTAGACTATGATAAAGAATGTGTTATCCGAAGGGAAATAAGTGCGAGTGGAAAATCAAGAGCATTTATTAACGACACCCCTGTAACGCTGGATATCCTCAAGAACTTAGGAAATAACCTGATGGATGTTCATTCACAACACGAAACATTGTTGATTGGGGATCAAGACTTTCAATTAAAAATCATTGACGCATATGCTGGAACAATAGGAAGTCTTAAAACTTATAAGACATTATTTAATACCTATACAAAGGCAAGAAAAAACCTTCAGGCCTTTCAGGAAAATTCTGCCCAAATGCAGCAGGAAAAGGATTTTAATCAATTTCTTTTTGACGAGTTGGATAAAGCACAATTAAAATCAAATGAGCAGGAAGAACTAGAGGAGAAATTAGAAATATTAGAAAACGGTGAACTGATAAAGTTAAAACTTTCAGAAGCCTATCAACTCCTAGATGGACAGGAATTTGCTGCTGTTCATAATTTACATCAAGCCAGCGAAAGTCTGAAAGCTATTCAAGCATATGGAAAAGATTTTCAAGAATTATCGGAAAGACTAAACAGTAGCTTTATAGAAATCCAGGACATTGCAAAAGAACTTGAAATCACAGCAAATGAGTTTGAACATCAGCCTGAGGAATTAAGTCAAACACAAGAGCGACTTAGCCTAATTTATTCATTGCAACAAAAACATCATGTTGACTCAATTGCTGAGTTAATTAAAATAAAAACTGAATTAGAGGAGAAATTGCTAGCGGTAGAAGATATTGAGGGCAGTGAAACAAAACTGCAAAAAGCCATGGATCAAGCTTTTTCAGAAATGGATCAAAAGGCTAAAGAAATTAGTAAGCAGAGGGTAAATCACTTTGAAAAACTCGAAATAGAGTTACAATCGCTTCTCGCTGGACTAGGAATGGAAGACGCTATTGTTAAAATCGATAATCAATCTAAAGCGCATGATAAAAGTGGCGTGGATGACATAAAAATCTTATTTACTGCCAATAAGGGTGTTGCAACTCAAAATCTAAAAAATGTTGCTTCAGGAGGTGAATTTTCCAGGCTAATGTTTGCCATAAAATATATTATGGCTGATAAGATAGCAATGCCCACTATAATTTTTGATGAAATCGACACGGGTATATCAGGTGAAGTTGCTATTAAAATGGTGAATATGATGCAGAAAATGGCAGAAAACCATCAGGTAATTACTATTAGTCATTTACCTCAGATAGCAGCAAAAGGACATCAACATTACTTTGTTTATAAAGATAATACGGCTGAAAAATCAGTTAGCAAAATTAAGCTATTAGATGAAAGTGAACGCTCTCTTGAAATAGCCAAGATGATTGGCGGAGAAAATCCTAGTGAATCGGCTATTCAAAGTGCTAAAGAGTTATTGGCTATCTAA